From the Sphingobacteruim zhuxiongii genome, the window GGTCCGACGGTTGATTGATTATTCTGATTGGTCATAAAATTGATTTAATCGATTATGAATTTTTTGATAGTCACAAGGCTAACAAAATAAATCGATATTTTAAAACGGAATTTGTTAGTCAAACGATTGCATTTATTAGAAATTGTTGAAGATTCCGAATTTTGATTACTTAGATTTTCAGTGCTATCAACTCGTTGTCAATGGCTTTTAAAAGTAAGAGAGACATCGAATGGGCGACATCTCTCTAAAAACCTAAACCGTATCATAAAACCAAAAAATGGTAGTATATAGGGTTAAACAATAGTTTTAAGCTATTGTTTTGAAGAATCTTTGGTTGTGCTCAAATTTATTGAGGCTTTTTTATGATGGCCATCGTGAGCCTGGAAACACAGACTAACTTATCACGTTCGTCAACAATTCTGATATCCCAAACGTGGGTTGTTTTTCCGATATGAAAAGGTTTGCAAGTCGCAAATACTTTTCCTTTAGTCACAGGACGTAAGTGATTTGCATTGATGTCTAAGCCAACAGCTGCAAATTTATCCATGTCAATGATCAACGCTGAAGCAATACTGCCGACAGATTCGGCGAGAACAACAGAAGCCCCTCCATGAAGAATTCCAAAAGGTTGTTTCACTTTTTCGTTTACGGGCATTTCTGCAACAAGAGCATCCTCAGTAATGGATATCGCTTTAATATCCAAAAAACCTGTCATGTTTATCGCAAAATAAGAGTTGATCTCCTCTAATGAGTAACTTCTAAACCACATCGTTGCTCAAGTTTTGGTTCTTTAAATAACGGGCCTTTAATATAATAGTATGATGATTAAGGTGCCCCGCGATGACATATAGTAAAGCTCTTACGCTTATTAATCGGTCAGATGCCATCCCTTTTCTTGCAAGTTCATTCTCGTCAAATGCTTCGAATAAATATAAATTCGCTTTTCTTAAATGAATAAACTCCTGGGCGATATCTGCTAGTTGACGTTCATTGTGACGACCGTTAGAGACAAACTCATCCTGCTCGAATGAAGCTAATGCGGTCATGTCATTTCTGCCAAATCGTAATGCACGATAAGCCATTACCCGTTCACAATCTAATATATGGCAAAGTACTTCTTTAATTGACCATTTATCTTCCGCATAAGCATAAGATCCCATGTTTTCAGGAATGCTGTCAATAAATTCGGGGAATGTGTCTAGCTGAGTCTTTAGTTCTTCCATAACATCGCCTGTTACGGTTTCTATATAGTCACTGAAGATCGCTGGATATTCGTCAGATTTGAGTTGGTTCATAGCGTAAATTACTTTTTAAGATAATTCTAAATGTAGTTCCTTTTCCTATTTCAGATTCTTTAACAAAAATTTGTCCTTGATGGTAGTAGACCATACGTTTTGTCAAACTTAGCCCTAAGCCCCAGCCGCGTTTACGTGTTGTATATCCTGGTTGAAAAATGACCTCCCAATTTGCTCTTGGGATCCCTTTCCCGGTGTCGCTAATGTCTATAAAAATTTCTTCTTTTGCAATGTTTTCCGAAATGTTGATGCTGATTTTACCCTCGGCTTCAATCGCATTTACAGCATTTTTTAAGAGATTTTCTATGATCCAGTCAAATACCTGAACATTCAATTTGGCTTCAACTTGTTGGTCTCCCACCAGCTCAAAAGTAATACGCTGGCTCGTTCTCACCTTAAAATAGTTGACATATTCTTCTACAACAGGATAAACGGCATGATTGGTCAAGGATGGTGTCGAACCGATTTTAGAAAAGCGATCCGCAACAATTTCAAGACGTTTGATGTCACGCTCCATTTCGTTAAAAACACTGTCATCTTCGGCATCGTAAGTAACACGGGCAAGTTCCAACCAGCCCATCATCGAGGAAATCGGGGTGCCCAATTGATGTGCCGCCTCTTTAGCCATACCTACCCAAACTAAGTTTTGCTCCGAATCACGAATAGAGTTAAAAACAGTATAGGCGATAATCAAGAAAATAGCAATCAATGACAGCTGTAAGTATGGAAATATACGTAATTGAGCTAAAGCATTTGAATCGTGATAATAGACTCGCCATTCTTGACCGCTATCCAACGAAATATGGATAGGCGGGTGAGCCTTTTTCATTTTGTTTAACTGCTTTTGGAAATAATCAGGATCATACTGTTTTAATGAATCAGGATCATTCGGATTATCAGTTTTGGTACTATCCAAATCGCGCCAAGCGACGATTGCTTCATTCTTGTCTGTAATAATTGCAGGCAAACTTAAGCTGTCTCGAACGGCTGAAATAAAACTGATAAACTCATCGTTGACATCCGGCATCGTTACGATACTTTTGGTGGACATGGCCCAAACCTCAGCCTTCGTACGTTCCGATTTAGAGAGACTTTTTACGAGATAATTGCTATATAAAAGGGATGCCGTAGCAATTAATGCCGCAAATAAAAACAATAGAAATTTCCATTGTTGCTTATTATATCTGTACGGATGTTGCTTCATAGACCCAATAATTGTCAGCAAATTAATGATTTTCCTATAGCTTCAACAAACAAAATAAAGAAATGCGTAATTTTGCGCTTATGAGTTCACAAAACAAAGTTAGGGTTCGTTTCGCGCCAAGTCCTACAGGCGGGTTACATTTAGGCGGTGTGAGAACCGCGCTGTTCAACTATCTATTTGCAAAACATCACGGAGGTGATTTTATCCTGCGTATTGAAGATACCGATCAAACACGTTTTGTACCCGGTGCTGAAGAATATATCAAAGAGTGTTTAGCATGGTGCGGATTGACGCCAGACGAAAGTCCTTGGAATGAGGGCGCGTTTGCACCCTATCGCCAAAGTGAGCGTAAGCCTTTATACCGTCAATATGCGGAGGGTTTAATAAAGAAAGGATATGCTTATTATGCCTTTGACACGTCGGAAGAATTAGAGGAACAGCGTAAACTGCATCCTAATTTTCGTTATGCCCATGACAATCGAATGAGTCTTCGTAACTCGTTGAGCCTGGGTGATGAGGAAACTCAGCGTTTATTAGCTGCTGGTACCGCACATACGATCCGAATCAAAATGCCCGAAGAAGAAGTGGTTTCTTTTGATGATATGATTCGTGGTCGAGTTAGTTTTGAAACAAAATTAGTTGACGATAAGGTTTTATTAAAAGCAGATGGTATGCCAACCTATCACCTTGCTGTCGTTGTTGATGATAGAGCAATGGAGATTTCGCATGTGTTTCGTGGAGAAGAATGGTTGCCATCAGCACCTGTACACATCCTATTGTGGGAATATTTAGGTTGGAAAGAAGAGATGCCTCAATGGGCGCATTTACCATTAATCCTAAAACCAGACGGTAAGGGTAAACTAAGTAAGCGTGATGGTGATCGATTAGGATTTCCAGTATATGCCATGAATTGGAGCGATCCAAAATCTGGTGAATTAACGACTGGATTCCGCGAGCGCGGGTTCTTACCGGAAGCATTTGTCAATATGTTGGCTATGTTAGGATGGAACGACGGAACGGAACAGGAAATTTTTACAATGCAAGAATTGATTGAGAAATTCTCTGTTGAACGTATTAGCAAAGCGGGTGCAAAATTTGACTTCGAGAAAGCCAAGTGGTACAATCAGGAATGGATAAAAATTACTGATAATACTGTATTACTGCCAAAAGTAAAAGAAATTATGGCTAATCATTCATTGGATACAACTGGAATAAGCGATAATTTTATCAATTCTATCTTGGATTTAGTTAAAGAAAGATTAACTTACGTCGAAGATTTTTGGGAGCAAGCCTCTTTCTTCTTCCAAAAGCCTACGCAATATGACGTAGATGCCGTTAAACCGAAGTGGAACACCGAAAAAACAGCCTTCTTCAATCAAATTTCTGTTGACTTTGCTGAGCAAACAACTTGGGAAGCGTCTAGTCTAGAAACCTTCTTTAAAGGTAAGATAGCAGAATCAGGAATGAAAATTGGTGAATTGATGATGCCATTCCGCATCATGCTTGTTGGGGGGAAATTCGGTCCGGATGTATTTAAGATTGCAGAGCTTTTAGGCAAAGAAGAAGTTGTAGCACGCATTGCGTTGGCATTGCCTCAATTTGAAGCATAAATAATCAACTAAACGAATACGAATGAATTTAATTAAGAAGTTACTCTTTGGATGTGCAGCATCAGCGATGTTGTTTACCACATCCTGCGCGACAACAGGTAAAGCGCAACAGGGCACAAGCCAACAACGTTTTCCAGAAGAAAAATTAGGTTGGAAGTTAGGAGCACAAGCTTATACCTTCCGTTTATTCTCTTTTGCAGATGCACTAAATAAAATCGATAGCGCTGGACTTCGCTATGTAGAAGCTTTTCCAGGTCAAACGATTGGTGCTGGCAGTAGCGAGAAGATGACTTATGATCTTTCTGCAGAAGGCAGAACTCTTGTGAAAAAACTTCTTAAAGACAAAAAAATCACTTTACATGCTTATGGCGTAGTGGGTGCAAAAGATGCTGTAGAATGGGAGAAGGTATTTGCATTTGCTAAAGACATGGGTGTTAAAGTCATCAATTGTGAACCGGATGATGCAATGCTTGATGTAATTTCAAATCTTGCCGACAAATATGATATCCTTGTGGGGATTCATAACCATCCTACACCTTCAAAATACTGGAATCCTGACGTCGTGCTAAAAGCATTGGAAGGAAGAAGCAAGCGAATGGGAGCAACTGCAGATGTTGGTCACTGGATGCGCTCTGGCTTGAATCCAATTGAGTGTCTGAAAAAATTAGACGGTAAAATTGTACACCTTCATTTTAAAGATCTGAATGAGTTTGGTAATAAAAAGGCTCATGACGTTCCATGGGGAACAGGAAAATTAGGATTGAAAGAGGTACAGGCAGAATTGAAGCGTCAAAACTTTAAAGGAATGTTATCCGCAGAATATGAGTACCACTGGGAGAACAATATGCCGGAAGTGAAAGTTTCTGCAGAAAACTTCAGAACAGCTTTGTAGTACTCAAACACCGAAAAAAAATAAAAAGCGCTAGGATCTTTCCTAGCGTTTTTTTTTGGCTATGTTTTTTTTGCCTTCCAAATTCGAACGAAGTAGCTCAGATAAGGGCTTTACTTTAAATCGGAAATTATTCCGTTTGTTCGACCAAGGGCCGAAGCATGTACGAAGAAAGTATAACCAATGCATCACTTTATCCTCTTTCCCATCAAACGGATTTCGAAAGGAATATTTGCGATAAATTAAATCGCAACGGCCAAAAAGACGAAAAATAAATTTACGGTAGATTCAGGATGTTGAGTCTATAAAAAAATCAGTTTAGCTGAATAATTCGCTGATGTCTGCTTTGCTCAATGATTTTACAAAACTTTCTTCCGTAGTGATTAGTGAGCTTGCAAGTGTCTTCTTCATTCCTTGTAGGGCAAGGATCTTCTCTTCTATACTATCCTTACTAATGAATTTATAGATAAATACATTCTTCACCTGGCCAATACGGTGGCTTCGGTCGATTGCTTGCTGTTCTACGGCTGGGTTCCACCAAGGGTCGAGTATGAAAACGTAGTCGGCTTCGGTGAGGTTGAGCCCCACGCCACCGGCTTTAATGGAAATCAAAAAGACTTGTACATCATCGTTTTCTTTAAACGTTTTAACAGCACTATTTCGATCAGCTGTTGAACCATCTAAATAAGCATAACGTATTTTTTGTTTTTCGAAGTGTTCTCGGAATAGTTGTAAATGTTTTACGAATTGAGAAAAGATTAGAACCTTATTGCCTTCCTCAATGATTGATTCCATCAACTCGATAGCCGCTTCAAATTTGCCAGAACCACCTTCATAACCTTGATCAATCATTGATGGATGATTTGCCAACTGACGAAGTTTTGTTAAACCTTGTAGGAGTGCAATTTGGGATGCTTTTCCGGAGAATGCACCATCGAGTAAGGCATTTCTGTATTCAGATTTGACACGCTCATAATATTCGGACTGCTCTTCAGACATGCTGCAGTAGAAAATCTGTTCAGATTTTGGGGGCAGTTCGGTTGCCACTTGGGATTTTGTCCGGCGCAGTACGAATGGTTTAATAATCGCCTGCAAGCGCCTTGCTTTTTCCTCATCTTTTTTCTTTTCAATCGCTTGCACAAATTCTTTCTGGAAATAAGTAAAAGAGCCTAATAATCCAGGGTTGGCAAAATGCATTTGCGACCAAATATCAAGAACACTATTCTCAATTGGAGTACCACTAAGGGCGAGTTTGTTTTTACTTTTAAGCTGCTTTATTGAGCTAAATGATTTTGAACGCGGATTTTTAATGTTTTGGCTCTCATCAAGAATGATGTAATTGAAGAAGAAACTCGACAATAGATCTTCGTCGATACGAGCAATACCATACGTACTGATGATTAAGTCGAAATGGCTGAAGGCAAAACTATCCTTACTACGATTACCCCCAGTATGCAGAAGTACGCGCAGGTTTGGAACAAAGCGTTCCGCTTCTTTTTGCCAATTAAAGATTAGAGAGGTAGGTACAATCAATAAGGATGTTTTGGGGTCTTGTGGACCTAAGGTTTCCTTTTGATGCTGTAAGAGCGCAAGGGTCTGTACTGTTTTTCCCAAACCCATATCGTCAGCAAGTAATCCACCAAATCGGTATTGTTGAAGGAAATGAAACCAATTGTAGCCGGCCTTTTGGTACGGACGTAACGATCCCTTGAATTTTATAGGAGGGTCTATATCTTCAATTTGATCAAACTCACCTAGTTTATTCAACTTTCGTTGCATAGCTACTTCGGTATGTTCGCTGACATCATTTAACAAGCCGATGTGTAGTCG encodes:
- a CDS encoding DEAD/DEAH box helicase, whose protein sequence is MQHGKTSLSYRLVYSLGKHPYLGFLIEPHIVHLNQNGSYSLSYKRVFSNTVDEFAPALDDLDYKLIKLLDEIEQTHIIKRFHKKAIRPVDYFTKVFDQNMYDYIRPKIEQRMLNFLQQVADKPLFLMSKDGYPAEQELQIAPTATSVLFHFRRNESETRYFPTLKYEGHRMEFMFKDAEVIVNQQAWLLLENTLYHFDEDLEGKKLTPFLNKRFISIPRNTEKKYFETFVTGLIEKHHVYAEGFEILNYKEQASPELRIIYSPEGDAQLQLFFQYGAYSFPAGGNQTVTVRYVPDAENDKHQFFRIKRATSWEEKKEASLLSLGLAKADALFSTFKPKDVGLGFNPSIIEWVNEHLSQLEEQGFHITQSHKEKRFLIGKTSISIEIAEQNDWFDVRAIVRFGPYEIPFTSLRQHIINKQQEFALPNGEIAIIPQEWFSQYEHLFQFSSKKDEIRISRLHIGLLNDVSEHTEVAMQRKLNKLGEFDQIEDIDPPIKFKGSLRPYQKAGYNWFHFLQQYRFGGLLADDMGLGKTVQTLALLQHQKETLGPQDPKTSLLIVPTSLIFNWQKEAERFVPNLRVLLHTGGNRSKDSFAFSHFDLIISTYGIARIDEDLLSSFFFNYIILDESQNIKNPRSKSFSSIKQLKSKNKLALSGTPIENSVLDIWSQMHFANPGLLGSFTYFQKEFVQAIEKKKDEEKARRLQAIIKPFVLRRTKSQVATELPPKSEQIFYCSMSEEQSEYYERVKSEYRNALLDGAFSGKASQIALLQGLTKLRQLANHPSMIDQGYEGGSGKFEAAIELMESIIEEGNKVLIFSQFVKHLQLFREHFEKQKIRYAYLDGSTADRNSAVKTFKENDDVQVFLISIKAGGVGLNLTEADYVFILDPWWNPAVEQQAIDRSHRIGQVKNVFIYKFISKDSIEEKILALQGMKKTLASSLITTEESFVKSLSKADISELFS
- a CDS encoding hotdog fold thioesterase, which gives rise to MWFRSYSLEEINSYFAINMTGFLDIKAISITEDALVAEMPVNEKVKQPFGILHGGASVVLAESVGSIASALIIDMDKFAAVGLDINANHLRPVTKGKVFATCKPFHIGKTTHVWDIRIVDERDKLVCVSRLTMAIIKKPQ
- a CDS encoding sugar phosphate isomerase/epimerase family protein, which translates into the protein MNLIKKLLFGCAASAMLFTTSCATTGKAQQGTSQQRFPEEKLGWKLGAQAYTFRLFSFADALNKIDSAGLRYVEAFPGQTIGAGSSEKMTYDLSAEGRTLVKKLLKDKKITLHAYGVVGAKDAVEWEKVFAFAKDMGVKVINCEPDDAMLDVISNLADKYDILVGIHNHPTPSKYWNPDVVLKALEGRSKRMGATADVGHWMRSGLNPIECLKKLDGKIVHLHFKDLNEFGNKKAHDVPWGTGKLGLKEVQAELKRQNFKGMLSAEYEYHWENNMPEVKVSAENFRTAL
- a CDS encoding DinB family protein; protein product: MNQLKSDEYPAIFSDYIETVTGDVMEELKTQLDTFPEFIDSIPENMGSYAYAEDKWSIKEVLCHILDCERVMAYRALRFGRNDMTALASFEQDEFVSNGRHNERQLADIAQEFIHLRKANLYLFEAFDENELARKGMASDRLISVRALLYVIAGHLNHHTIILKARYLKNQNLSNDVV
- a CDS encoding sensor histidine kinase, producing MKQHPYRYNKQQWKFLLFLFAALIATASLLYSNYLVKSLSKSERTKAEVWAMSTKSIVTMPDVNDEFISFISAVRDSLSLPAIITDKNEAIVAWRDLDSTKTDNPNDPDSLKQYDPDYFQKQLNKMKKAHPPIHISLDSGQEWRVYYHDSNALAQLRIFPYLQLSLIAIFLIIAYTVFNSIRDSEQNLVWVGMAKEAAHQLGTPISSMMGWLELARVTYDAEDDSVFNEMERDIKRLEIVADRFSKIGSTPSLTNHAVYPVVEEYVNYFKVRTSQRITFELVGDQQVEAKLNVQVFDWIIENLLKNAVNAIEAEGKISINISENIAKEEIFIDISDTGKGIPRANWEVIFQPGYTTRKRGWGLGLSLTKRMVYYHQGQIFVKESEIGKGTTFRIILKSNLRYEPTQI
- the gltX gene encoding glutamate--tRNA ligase, encoding MSSQNKVRVRFAPSPTGGLHLGGVRTALFNYLFAKHHGGDFILRIEDTDQTRFVPGAEEYIKECLAWCGLTPDESPWNEGAFAPYRQSERKPLYRQYAEGLIKKGYAYYAFDTSEELEEQRKLHPNFRYAHDNRMSLRNSLSLGDEETQRLLAAGTAHTIRIKMPEEEVVSFDDMIRGRVSFETKLVDDKVLLKADGMPTYHLAVVVDDRAMEISHVFRGEEWLPSAPVHILLWEYLGWKEEMPQWAHLPLILKPDGKGKLSKRDGDRLGFPVYAMNWSDPKSGELTTGFRERGFLPEAFVNMLAMLGWNDGTEQEIFTMQELIEKFSVERISKAGAKFDFEKAKWYNQEWIKITDNTVLLPKVKEIMANHSLDTTGISDNFINSILDLVKERLTYVEDFWEQASFFFQKPTQYDVDAVKPKWNTEKTAFFNQISVDFAEQTTWEASSLETFFKGKIAESGMKIGELMMPFRIMLVGGKFGPDVFKIAELLGKEEVVARIALALPQFEA